CTGTAACTAAAAAGTATCCCTCCTGAGGTTCAAATTTGACTTGAGAAAGCAGGTTGGAGTGAGCAGGTATTATATACAAAGATTTTCTCTTCCTCAAATCCCAGATCCTGCAAGTGTTGTCTTCACCGCCAGTAGCCAGATGATACCCATTGGGAGAAAAACTGGCACCAAGAACCTGAAAAGAGAAACATTTAAAAAGTTCTACACACAATTAGGCTAAACACGTAAAGGGAAAAGGAAAGTAATGTCAAAACATAGCAAGCCTTACAGGTTTGACATGGCCTTCCAAAGCAAGAATACTTCGTCCAGATCTCAGGTCCCACACACGAGCAAGAGAATCCAGTCCACAAGAAGCTACTAAGGAGCCATCATGGTGGAAAGATAATCCATAAACACTCCTACTATGACCTTCTTGGAGAAGCAACTCTTCACCGGTCTCTACATCCCATAATCTCCAAGTCTTGTCAAAGCTAGCAGTACCCAAATACTTTCCGGATGGATGGAAGGCTATCCTAGCAAGGCGATCTAAATGGCCCTCAAATGTTCTCAGGGCAGTCCCGTCCACATTCCATAGTCTAGCAGTCCTGTCAGCAGAGGCAGTAGCCAATTGGTAGTTGATTGGAGAGAATGCAACATCAGTAGCTCGTTCAGTATGCCCTTTTAGAGCTGAAACCTTCTTTACTTCTGGCATGCTCCAGACCTTTGCAACTCCACTTAGAGAACTATGAAAGATAACAGGGAAGGAACAAAATCAGTGATCTTGTCATAAGAGACCAAGTTGGGAGAAGATAAATCACAGCATGCAACCACAAGATGCAAATAGAGTACATAATTCGACAAAGTTAAACTATCAATGCATTTTCAGCTACATAAAACAAACTGGAACTCTATAAAAAGGATCTTTTCAAGATGGTCAGAAAAGGATAATACACTGCAGGCTGCAGCAACTTCATGGTAAGTGGAGAAGAATAAACAAAAACCATATATGCCGTTTTTTTGTTTAGCTTTACTATTCGATAAAAAAAGTGTGcataatacaaaatataataaaaagacATCACACAATAAATGATCACTTCAGCAACTGCTAACAATCAGGAGAACTTGCGTAGCAGTGGGCAAAGTCATGAAGCATgattaataaagaaaacatgTTAAAGCAACTCAACAGGAATTGACTGAGTGAAAGTAGAAATTTACCAGGTGGCAAGCATCTGCCCGTCATGTGAAATTGAGCATCCTGAAAGAGGTCGAACATCACCCATCTCACTGCTTTTTAGCTCTAGATTTGCCGCCTGCTTCAAAGACCAATCTACCTCGGCATCCAGATCTTCATCAGGGTCATCCCTTTTTCTCCTTGCACGATGGAGGCGCAGTGCTGACTTCACAATAGAATACTTTGTAATCTCTCGCCGAGCTTCTAATAGTGATTGAGTACCTTCAGTGAAAAAGGGATACTGAATATCTTCTTCAGGTCCAGAAGGTGCCGCAGTGCTTCCAGCTTCTTCATCCTCATGAGCTTTCATCAGCTTTTCCAACTGGCCTTCAGAATCGAGTTTTGCCATAAGTGCCCGTAGACGATCACGCCTCTCCATCTCCCTTTCTCCAAAGAGAGTTATAGGTTCACCAAGTCGACGAAGCCGAGCTCGGACAGCATTATCATTAGTGGGCACTGCCAAGGCAGCAGTGCGACGCTTCATCAGAAGTTCCTGTACTGCTTTCTCCTGTCTCTCCCTGGCCAGTTTGCTTTCTTCTGAGATCTCGTATTCCAGACCAGCAGCAGTCTGATTCATACCTGACCCTTCCTCGTCAGAATCCGAATCACTAGTTCTTGACTCTCCCTTTGGTACAGGAGGCCTATGAACTGGAGGGCGGGTAGGTATTGGAGCCAATGGTCTTGGTACAGTAGGTATTGGGGCAATAGGAGGTATAACAGTGGTTGGGGCAGTGGGTGCAATTACAGGCTGAACCGCTTGAAGTGACATTGCATCAATAGCAGAATCCATGGGTTCGTCCCCAGCAGGGGAAGTGGAATGTGCAGCTGAGGTAGGGACAGTATTCTCCTCATCTATGTCCATGATTCCTGATTAATGAGAAAACCTCCTTGTATTCCTACACTGAAACGTAAACAAGTGTTATGAACAAGCTGAATTTGTTTCCAATGTTCTAAAAGAGATGAGTTTCACCAAACAAAAGTCACAGGAAAAATGATGGGAGAAGAAACTAAACCACACAATTCCGACTTATATATAACTAAATCTGGTCTAGCATGTAGAAATTTAGAACAGAAAATAGAGGGTACACCAGTATTGGTCTTAAGGATTTTCAATTCAACTGAGCAGccataaaaactcaaaaaaataacaataaatcaGAATCGgcaattaaaaatgtttttaaaaccgGACTGGTAAACAAACCGGCACAATTATCATACATATGTTGCGATTGTTCATGACATAGAAATGCCAATATGtctaaaattacaaataagtTCAAATAAAACGAGAGATTGATATGTGATAATACAAATGCACTATAACAGATagtaaatttgatatatttatagtagtagcaATACCTCGGATTTTCGAATGCAGCGGCAGTCGGGGCCGCGGCGGCAACAACTAGGGAGGGGCGTGAAACCGAGAGAGATATGACACAATGGCGAGAAGGGCGGTGGAGCTACGGGGCGGGCGGAAGGAGCGGCCGGCGGAGGGAGCGGTGGTAGTAGCAGATCCAATTGGGAAGAGAAAGAGGTAGAGAGGGTAATGGGGGCGTCTCTTGTGTGTGtagaagtattaaaatatttgggctttatttcaattttttcaggctttttatgtattttctataataaataatactctctccgttccgctttagcagtcccattaacttttctatcctcattttgtaaaaatgataaaaaatagttaaaatagagaaatggtaaattaagagataaATTATATAGAGAacagtcttatctacattattgtctctcttactttatcatttctccactttaattactttttatcatttttacaaaaagaggacagaaaagtcaatgggactgctaaagcgggatggagggagtaatagtgATATGTactaattcatattttttatttaatttggatgCTGGGACTAGGGacgattaattaattttatatcggtcaaattttaaataaattaagcaaTATCCATGGccaaaaataattgttaataGAATATCCTCCGTATGCAacaataatttgttttgtactGAATGATATAAACTTAGTCAATTTCTCAATTAATATCACacactaatattatttttgtgataataaatgtaatattaaactaaagtacataaattaattatgaagaGTTTCGAATcgtaacaaaaattaattattataaaataataactttttaGAATAAGATTTAAagattgttgatatttaagaatttattctaatttattactactacgtttttataaaactttaagtaaaaaaaaacttaatttattataagtaaataaagaataatatattaatactgaaaaaaattaaaatatcaaacctaaaatttcaaaagttatCGCTTTATAATTAGAGTGAGATTTGAGTATTTATGCAGTTAGTAGAAGTTAATTATAGTAAGTTTGATATTACTAACTATATTCTGCTAGAGAAGTTACGAACtctaaatatatacaaataccaaacctaaaatttcaaaagtaatacgttttgaattattgtaaattttgaatatttatttcagtGTATATATGTAGTTAGTTTCCAATTATTCGAGAACTAATTACATTCTAAGCATCTAAGATAAACTAGTTACATTCTAAGCATCTAAGTCATTAGATTGCTAGAAAAAGAATGTTAAGTTTTCTTAAAGAATTCTACATCTACATCATACTTAGACACTTTAGCATTGAAAATTCCAAGAAAAGTTTTTACTTCTCTGGATGGAATTatcttgtctctagtcaagtgttTTTCGACACTGAATGAGATCAAGAAGAATGAGACAAGTTCTGTAATTggaagtctcatgtatgctatgatgTGAATTAAGTTAGATATTAGCTTTGCCGTTGGCATAGAAGCttgatatcatattaaccatggccaaggacattggattGGTAAAGAATATACTATAATACTTGAAGAAGGCTAAACGGTATGCTCTAGTTTACCAGACATCTATGTTATGTCCTTTAGGTTACATCGACtcgattttattattgatatgTGATCGAGTTATCCTCTGACTATGTGTTCACGTTAGGAGTTGAAAACTGAGTCTTGAAGGAGTGTGATTACATCACAGGCTCTATCATGATAATTACAAGTGTGGTTTCATAGGAAACTACTAAGGTAGTTGTTCATCTCAGTAACTTTCTAATAGCTTTGACCGTGATTCcgagtatgcctatgagtattatattttattatggttACTCTAGACATGTGTCTAACTCGAGGGAAACACGATCTGAtaaagctaagcaatcacatagagagaaagtatgaaattaattaaggaaaagTGCGCAGCGTGACATTATGGCTACCAAGATATcatcagagaacaacctgacagaattattcacaaaatGCCTATATGGCAGCATGTTTTACACATGAGGTGAAAAGTAtggtagttcgatatatcATGGTCCGAGACCTGCTtagagtataagtgggagagttttggcagtgggtatactcgaaagcatgattttgagtataagtgggagattgttaggattggtatactgaaaagcatatttcgagcatgttgcacggatagaattgcttgtatacaataaattctacaatccacgtttaacccaaggcgaga
The genomic region above belongs to Salvia hispanica cultivar TCC Black 2014 chromosome 3, UniMelb_Shisp_WGS_1.0, whole genome shotgun sequence and contains:
- the LOC125214462 gene encoding U4/U6 small nuclear ribonucleoprotein PRP4-like protein, which codes for MDIDEENTVPTSAAHSTSPAGDEPMDSAIDAMSLQAVQPVIAPTAPTTVIPPIAPIPTVPRPLAPIPTRPPVHRPPVPKGESRTSDSDSDEEGSGMNQTAAGLEYEISEESKLARERQEKAVQELLMKRRTAALAVPTNDNAVRARLRRLGEPITLFGEREMERRDRLRALMAKLDSEGQLEKLMKAHEDEEAGSTAAPSGPEEDIQYPFFTEGTQSLLEARREITKYSIVKSALRLHRARRKRDDPDEDLDAEVDWSLKQAANLELKSSEMGDVRPLSGCSISHDGQMLATCSLSGVAKVWSMPEVKKVSALKGHTERATDVAFSPINYQLATASADRTARLWNVDGTALRTFEGHLDRLARIAFHPSGKYLGTASFDKTWRLWDVETGEELLLQEGHSRSVYGLSFHHDGSLVASCGLDSLARVWDLRSGRSILALEGHVKPVLGASFSPNGYHLATGGEDNTCRIWDLRKRKSLYIIPAHSNLLSQVKFEPQEGYFLVTASYDTTAKVWSSRDFRPVKTLSGHEAKITSLDVVADGQYITTVSHDRTIKLWSTKDSERERKEMEVD